From a single Syngnathus scovelli strain Florida chromosome 2, RoL_Ssco_1.2, whole genome shotgun sequence genomic region:
- the cdk15 gene encoding cyclin-dependent kinase 15 isoform X1, with product MDGLSCCMRRWCCGQVEEDQGGKGPWEGEEEKEEQVEVLRMEERGIKKSNSSSSLPLTELEPDSGPQPHWFHTLQMRRLRVQRGRSNSDPWSCQNTFNWKAGLQFGTANSYVSLEKLGEGSYASVYKGISRINGQLVALKVIQTKTEEGMPFTAIREASLLKGLKHANIVLLHDIIHARDSLTFVFEYVQTDLAQYMNQHPGGLHSHNVRLFMFQLLRGLSFIHDRRILHRDLKPQNLLISYLGELKLADFGLARSKSVPCQSFSSDVVTLWYRPPDVLLGSTDYSTALDIWGAGCIFVEMLEGVPAFPGDTDVFDQLQKIWMVLGIPSEDTWTGVTRLPNYQSDWSLPSKLKPIRSVWKRLSRLPYKTEDLVQKMLMLAPADRISAPDALQHSYFNILPTPIMHLRDTVSIFKVPGVSLETEVRDNFKPSGRVRPSLLPAAKFW from the exons ATGGACGGCTTGTCCTGCTGCATGAGGAGGTGGTGCTGTGGCCAGGTCGAGGAGGATCAGGGCGGCAAAGGACCATGGGAGGgggaggaagagaaggaggaaCAGGTGGAGGTGTTGAGAATGGAGGAAAGGGGCATCAAGAAGAGCAACAGTTCTTCATCACTGCCACTTACCGAG CTGGAACCAGACAGTGGCCCGCAACCTCACTGGTTCCACACGCTGCAAATGCGACGGCTTCGAGTGCAACGAGGCCGCAGTAACAGTGACCCGTGGAGCTGCCAGAACACCTTTAACTGG AAAGCAGGACTTCAGTTTGGAACGGCTAACTCGTACGTGAGCCTAGAGAAACTTGGTGAAGGCTCTTATGCGTCTGTTTATAAAGGCATCAGCAG GATCAACGGGCAGCTTGTGGCGTTGAAGGTGATCCAGACAAAGACAGAGGAAGGCATGCCATTCACTGCCATCAGAGAAG ctTCACTGCTCAAAGGCCTGAAGCACGCCAACATCGTCCTCCTGCATGACATCATTCACGCCAGAGACTCTCTCACCTTCGTCTTCGAATACGTG CAGACGGACCTAGCCCAGTACATGAACCAGCATCCCGGAGGTCTGCACTCTCACAATGTGCGG CTCTTCATGTTCCAACTGCTGCGCGGTCTCTCCTTCATCCATGACCGGCGGATCCTCCATCGAGACTTAAAGCCTCAGAATCTGCTCATCAGCTACTTAGGAGAACTCAAACTGGCCGATTTTG GTTTGGCTCGTTCCAAATCTGTCCCCTGTCAGAGTTTCTCTTCAGACGTGGTGACTTTGTGGTACCGCCCTCCCGATGTCCTGCTTGGATCTACTGACTATTCGACAGCTCTGGATATCTG GGGCGCAGGTTGCATCTTTGTCGAGATGCTGGAAGGAGTGCCGGCATTCCCTGGAGACACTGACGtgtttgaccagctgcagaaaaTCTGGATG GTACTTGGAATCCCTTCAGAGGATACCTGGACAGGAGTCACCCGGTTGCCCAATTATCAATCAG ACTGGTCCCTTCCTTCTAAGCTGAAGCCAATTCGCTCCGTATGGAAAAG GTTGAGTCGACTGCCATACAAAACTGAAGACCTGGTTCAGAAGATGCTGATGCTGGCGCCCGCCGATCGGATCTCGGCGCCAGATGCCCTGCAGCACTCGTATTTCAACATCTTACCGACGCCCATCATGCACCTGAGGGACA CCGTGTCCATCTTCAAGGTGCCCGGCGTAAGTCTAGAAACAGAGGTCCGCGACAACTTTAAGCCTAGCGGCCGAGTCAGACCTTCACTTTTGCCTGCCGCGAAGTTTTGGTGA
- the cdk15 gene encoding cyclin-dependent kinase 15 isoform X2 gives MDGLSCCMRRWCCGQVEEDQGGKGPWEGEEEKEEQVEVLRMEERGIKKSNSSSSLPLTELEPDSGPQPHWFHTLQMRRLRVQRGRSNSDPWSCQNTFNWKAGLQFGTANSYVSLEKLGEGSYASVYKGISRINGQLVALKVIQTKTEEGMPFTAIREASLLKGLKHANIVLLHDIIHARDSLTFVFEYVTDLAQYMNQHPGGLHSHNVRLFMFQLLRGLSFIHDRRILHRDLKPQNLLISYLGELKLADFGLARSKSVPCQSFSSDVVTLWYRPPDVLLGSTDYSTALDIWGAGCIFVEMLEGVPAFPGDTDVFDQLQKIWMVLGIPSEDTWTGVTRLPNYQSDWSLPSKLKPIRSVWKRLSRLPYKTEDLVQKMLMLAPADRISAPDALQHSYFNILPTPIMHLRDTVSIFKVPGVSLETEVRDNFKPSGRVRPSLLPAAKFW, from the exons ATGGACGGCTTGTCCTGCTGCATGAGGAGGTGGTGCTGTGGCCAGGTCGAGGAGGATCAGGGCGGCAAAGGACCATGGGAGGgggaggaagagaaggaggaaCAGGTGGAGGTGTTGAGAATGGAGGAAAGGGGCATCAAGAAGAGCAACAGTTCTTCATCACTGCCACTTACCGAG CTGGAACCAGACAGTGGCCCGCAACCTCACTGGTTCCACACGCTGCAAATGCGACGGCTTCGAGTGCAACGAGGCCGCAGTAACAGTGACCCGTGGAGCTGCCAGAACACCTTTAACTGG AAAGCAGGACTTCAGTTTGGAACGGCTAACTCGTACGTGAGCCTAGAGAAACTTGGTGAAGGCTCTTATGCGTCTGTTTATAAAGGCATCAGCAG GATCAACGGGCAGCTTGTGGCGTTGAAGGTGATCCAGACAAAGACAGAGGAAGGCATGCCATTCACTGCCATCAGAGAAG ctTCACTGCTCAAAGGCCTGAAGCACGCCAACATCGTCCTCCTGCATGACATCATTCACGCCAGAGACTCTCTCACCTTCGTCTTCGAATACGTG ACGGACCTAGCCCAGTACATGAACCAGCATCCCGGAGGTCTGCACTCTCACAATGTGCGG CTCTTCATGTTCCAACTGCTGCGCGGTCTCTCCTTCATCCATGACCGGCGGATCCTCCATCGAGACTTAAAGCCTCAGAATCTGCTCATCAGCTACTTAGGAGAACTCAAACTGGCCGATTTTG GTTTGGCTCGTTCCAAATCTGTCCCCTGTCAGAGTTTCTCTTCAGACGTGGTGACTTTGTGGTACCGCCCTCCCGATGTCCTGCTTGGATCTACTGACTATTCGACAGCTCTGGATATCTG GGGCGCAGGTTGCATCTTTGTCGAGATGCTGGAAGGAGTGCCGGCATTCCCTGGAGACACTGACGtgtttgaccagctgcagaaaaTCTGGATG GTACTTGGAATCCCTTCAGAGGATACCTGGACAGGAGTCACCCGGTTGCCCAATTATCAATCAG ACTGGTCCCTTCCTTCTAAGCTGAAGCCAATTCGCTCCGTATGGAAAAG GTTGAGTCGACTGCCATACAAAACTGAAGACCTGGTTCAGAAGATGCTGATGCTGGCGCCCGCCGATCGGATCTCGGCGCCAGATGCCCTGCAGCACTCGTATTTCAACATCTTACCGACGCCCATCATGCACCTGAGGGACA CCGTGTCCATCTTCAAGGTGCCCGGCGTAAGTCTAGAAACAGAGGTCCGCGACAACTTTAAGCCTAGCGGCCGAGTCAGACCTTCACTTTTGCCTGCCGCGAAGTTTTGGTGA
- the cdk15 gene encoding cyclin-dependent kinase 15 isoform X3, whose protein sequence is MDGLSCCMRRWCCGQVEEDQGGKGPWEGEEEKEEQVEVLRMEERGIKKSNSSSSLPLTELEPDSGPQPHWFHTLQMRRLRVQRGRSNSDPWSCQNTFNWKAGLQFGTANSYVSLEKLGEGSYASVYKGISRINGQLVALKVIQTKTEEGMPFTAIREASLLKGLKHANIVLLHDIIHARDSLTFVFEYVQTDLAQYMNQHPGGLHSHNVRLFMFQLLRGLSFIHDRRILHRDLKPQNLLISYLGELKLADFGLARSKSVPCQSFSSDVVTLWYRPPDVLLGSTDYSTALDIWGAGCIFVEMLEGVPAFPGDTDVFDQLQKIWMVLGIPSEDTWTGVTRLPNYQSG, encoded by the exons ATGGACGGCTTGTCCTGCTGCATGAGGAGGTGGTGCTGTGGCCAGGTCGAGGAGGATCAGGGCGGCAAAGGACCATGGGAGGgggaggaagagaaggaggaaCAGGTGGAGGTGTTGAGAATGGAGGAAAGGGGCATCAAGAAGAGCAACAGTTCTTCATCACTGCCACTTACCGAG CTGGAACCAGACAGTGGCCCGCAACCTCACTGGTTCCACACGCTGCAAATGCGACGGCTTCGAGTGCAACGAGGCCGCAGTAACAGTGACCCGTGGAGCTGCCAGAACACCTTTAACTGG AAAGCAGGACTTCAGTTTGGAACGGCTAACTCGTACGTGAGCCTAGAGAAACTTGGTGAAGGCTCTTATGCGTCTGTTTATAAAGGCATCAGCAG GATCAACGGGCAGCTTGTGGCGTTGAAGGTGATCCAGACAAAGACAGAGGAAGGCATGCCATTCACTGCCATCAGAGAAG ctTCACTGCTCAAAGGCCTGAAGCACGCCAACATCGTCCTCCTGCATGACATCATTCACGCCAGAGACTCTCTCACCTTCGTCTTCGAATACGTG CAGACGGACCTAGCCCAGTACATGAACCAGCATCCCGGAGGTCTGCACTCTCACAATGTGCGG CTCTTCATGTTCCAACTGCTGCGCGGTCTCTCCTTCATCCATGACCGGCGGATCCTCCATCGAGACTTAAAGCCTCAGAATCTGCTCATCAGCTACTTAGGAGAACTCAAACTGGCCGATTTTG GTTTGGCTCGTTCCAAATCTGTCCCCTGTCAGAGTTTCTCTTCAGACGTGGTGACTTTGTGGTACCGCCCTCCCGATGTCCTGCTTGGATCTACTGACTATTCGACAGCTCTGGATATCTG GGGCGCAGGTTGCATCTTTGTCGAGATGCTGGAAGGAGTGCCGGCATTCCCTGGAGACACTGACGtgtttgaccagctgcagaaaaTCTGGATG GTACTTGGAATCCCTTCAGAGGATACCTGGACAGGAGTCACCCGGTTGCCCAATTATCAATCAG GTTGA